A part of Candidatus Hydrogenedentota bacterium genomic DNA contains:
- a CDS encoding alginate export family protein, with the protein MKRTIIGVLLFLVLTIPMAAQADLQNVQVGGEIRLRANFVSSTLAGPGPIEVRYTPAELAGRPIGGPFAYPNNGLGAVSYLSWNRRSNNTNFVEQRTRLHVSADFTDNVNAFVEFDSYDVWGEDFRSDYLTGVDSRSTTGLTPTLLGPDGDVSLYQAYIEARELYGTPLALRIGRQELSFGSEFLVGKGDKAPLFRGLSFDAVRLTYAGQTFTVDAWMSKLAEGSPAEEDGDVDFYGIYGTCKAIENVAFDLYWLYLRDARALPSDPVGPAGFDPTYDPTELHTVGARSAGKVGAFDFEAEVAYQFGDMDQAGFTFKPGLYGDHDADADAWAAKLEVGYSFDCPWKPRLFVGGVYFSGEDNRSVSANPLYPRSSVSFNRLFSNQIYSGFVDLNNDFSNGYDVRIGVLTFPMEKLVMLLCVSYFGADDTFDMPVAGQPSRVTKSSGSHMGTESYLALFYNYSKDLQFDAGWAHWFRGEGAFDGNFVEWNGYMLNKGSAHNDGDYIYVGSTLKF; encoded by the coding sequence ATGAAGCGGACAATCATAGGTGTGTTGTTATTTCTTGTATTGACGATCCCGATGGCCGCGCAAGCGGACCTGCAAAACGTCCAGGTCGGCGGCGAAATCCGGCTGCGAGCGAATTTCGTGTCGAGCACGCTCGCGGGTCCCGGTCCCATTGAAGTCCGGTATACCCCGGCGGAATTGGCGGGACGCCCCATCGGCGGCCCGTTTGCCTATCCGAACAACGGATTGGGCGCAGTCAGTTATCTGAGTTGGAACCGGCGTTCCAACAACACGAATTTCGTCGAACAACGGACGCGTCTGCATGTCAGCGCAGATTTCACGGACAATGTGAACGCCTTCGTCGAATTCGACAGTTACGACGTGTGGGGCGAGGATTTCCGCAGCGATTACCTGACCGGCGTGGACAGCCGTTCCACGACGGGCCTCACGCCGACGCTGCTCGGTCCCGACGGCGACGTGAGTCTTTACCAAGCCTATATCGAGGCGCGTGAATTGTACGGCACGCCGCTTGCCCTCCGCATCGGACGGCAGGAATTGAGTTTCGGCAGCGAGTTCCTCGTCGGCAAAGGCGACAAGGCGCCTTTGTTCCGGGGGCTGTCCTTCGACGCCGTGCGGCTGACGTACGCCGGCCAGACGTTTACCGTGGACGCCTGGATGAGCAAGCTGGCTGAGGGAAGCCCCGCCGAGGAAGACGGCGACGTTGACTTTTACGGCATCTACGGGACCTGCAAGGCCATCGAGAATGTCGCCTTCGATCTGTACTGGCTTTATCTTCGCGACGCGCGGGCGTTGCCGTCCGACCCGGTGGGTCCGGCCGGATTCGATCCGACGTATGATCCGACCGAACTCCATACCGTTGGCGCGCGTTCGGCCGGCAAGGTCGGCGCATTCGATTTCGAGGCGGAAGTCGCCTATCAATTCGGCGACATGGATCAGGCCGGTTTCACGTTCAAGCCGGGACTGTACGGGGATCACGATGCGGATGCGGACGCCTGGGCGGCCAAACTGGAAGTGGGCTATAGTTTCGATTGCCCGTGGAAGCCGCGCCTGTTTGTCGGCGGCGTCTATTTCAGCGGCGAAGACAACCGCTCCGTGTCGGCCAATCCCCTGTATCCCCGCTCAAGCGTCAGTTTCAACCGCCTGTTTTCGAACCAGATTTACAGCGGATTCGTGGATCTGAACAACGACTTCTCCAATGGCTACGACGTGCGCATCGGCGTGCTGACCTTCCCGATGGAGAAACTGGTCATGCTGTTGTGCGTGTCCTATTTCGGCGCCGACGACACCTTCGACATGCCCGTCGCCGGCCAGCCCAGCCGCGTGACGAAATCCAGCGGCAGCCACATGGGCACGGAGTCCTATCTTGCGCTCTTCTACAATTACAGCAAGGATCTTCAATTCGACGCCGGCTGGGCGCACTGGTTCCGGGGCGAGGGCGCTTTCGACGGCAACTTCGTCGAATGGAACGGGTATATGCTCAACAAGGGCAGCGCACACAACGACGGCGATTATATCTACGTGGGCTCCACGCTGAAATTCTGA